From a region of the Criblamydia sequanensis CRIB-18 genome:
- a CDS encoding NAD(P)/FAD-dependent oxidoreductase: MQNKKKRIAILGAGIAGLALGYHLSSLLPSLELTFFDPEGIGGGASKVAAGLLHPLGGARASLSPKGLEGFYSSKKLIETVDQKLIDSCILHKGILRVATKEEQVDPFKKSYEKNKSHLALKWLSPEETIETVKGAPYAPSLYIEEALAIDVPSYLDGLANLLRAGNAIFLKEKGEDISRLTGFDAIVIASGSYSPSFQELSSLPLRFVKGQGLIFDWPSEWTPLAKALNSKCYIVMQKGRKTCYAGATFERNNKDNTADLEFAYTHLMPLIKELYPPLAGKTPVKVESGIRLTAPNHFPIAKQISSKVYAFVALGSKGLLYHSFLGEMLAKLILEDLSCKRTY; this comes from the coding sequence ATGCAGAATAAAAAAAAAAGAATAGCCATTCTAGGAGCCGGTATTGCAGGGCTTGCTCTCGGCTATCATCTAAGTTCCCTTTTGCCCTCTCTTGAATTGACTTTTTTTGATCCGGAAGGAATTGGAGGCGGAGCATCAAAAGTGGCAGCGGGTCTTTTGCATCCCCTTGGAGGCGCAAGAGCCTCTTTAAGCCCGAAGGGATTGGAAGGATTTTACTCCTCAAAAAAACTTATCGAAACTGTGGATCAAAAGCTTATTGACAGTTGTATTTTGCATAAGGGAATTTTGCGTGTAGCGACAAAAGAAGAGCAAGTAGACCCCTTTAAAAAGTCTTATGAAAAAAATAAATCTCATCTCGCTTTAAAATGGCTAAGCCCTGAAGAAACCATTGAAACGGTAAAAGGCGCACCCTACGCCCCTTCCCTTTACATAGAAGAGGCTCTTGCCATTGATGTGCCAAGCTATTTGGACGGTCTTGCAAATCTATTAAGGGCTGGAAATGCTATTTTTCTTAAAGAAAAAGGTGAGGATATTAGTCGGCTAACCGGCTTTGACGCCATTGTGATAGCCTCAGGAAGCTATAGCCCGAGCTTTCAAGAGCTTAGCTCCCTTCCTTTGAGATTTGTAAAAGGACAAGGACTAATTTTTGATTGGCCGAGCGAGTGGACCCCTTTGGCAAAAGCTCTGAATTCAAAGTGCTATATCGTTATGCAAAAGGGGCGGAAAACCTGTTATGCAGGGGCGACTTTTGAGAGAAACAATAAGGATAATACAGCCGATCTAGAATTCGCCTATACTCATTTGATGCCCCTTATTAAAGAGCTTTATCCGCCTCTTGCCGGGAAAACACCTGTAAAAGTTGAAAGCGGCATAAGGCTTACTGCTCCAAACCACTTTCCAATTGCTAAACAGATTTCAAGTAAGGTTTATGCTTTTGTTGCCCTTGGCTCCAAAGGGCTTCTCTACCACTCGTTTTTAGGAGAAATGTTAGCCAAGCTTATCTTAGAGGATTTAAGCTGTAAACGAACCTATTAG
- a CDS encoding MFS transporter, giving the protein MSENILIPEIKKKASLPKEVFIGWLTSLSEAYNTAIFSFLAPMLALFFFQNENSFTSLFFSYSFVFLGSSLFYPLGAFYYGTMGDAKGRQKTCVYSTLGLAISTGLIAFIPEGTYGAFFLLILICAQHFFSGGEYYGSIVFSIEHADKEKSGILSALSCLFASFGLALANGLAYFPLLKGNELWMKSCFIIGALGGMVSYLLKNYCQETPAFKSLPLLAGKETKVFEFIKKRSKSLLKVVIVSALFIISYNFIFIFLPLHQNGSETSDSFKPLIFYGFSILFAGFLADRFGLKRVLMSGILLFSLTVTPLCLFKMDLWVRQIILTSFASLIIGPIHSFMMNQFEPKERCRGLFIGSAIAMSLFGGSTVPICLLLFFKFNSLAAASLYPMSIGAASFIYLYQEIEDCGIRIVKIPAKSA; this is encoded by the coding sequence ATGTCTGAAAATATTCTAATTCCCGAGATCAAGAAGAAGGCTTCTCTGCCAAAAGAAGTTTTTATAGGTTGGCTCACAAGCTTATCGGAAGCTTATAACACTGCTATTTTTAGTTTCCTAGCCCCGATGCTGGCTCTTTTCTTTTTTCAAAATGAAAATAGTTTTACGTCCCTTTTCTTTTCTTATAGTTTTGTTTTTTTAGGCTCCTCTTTGTTTTATCCCCTGGGCGCTTTTTATTATGGAACTATGGGCGACGCGAAGGGAAGACAAAAAACTTGCGTCTATTCCACCCTTGGACTTGCAATTTCAACAGGGCTCATTGCTTTTATTCCCGAAGGCACCTATGGTGCTTTCTTCCTTCTTATCCTTATTTGCGCGCAACATTTTTTTTCAGGCGGGGAATACTATGGCTCGATTGTGTTTTCGATTGAGCATGCAGACAAAGAAAAAAGCGGGATTTTAAGTGCCTTAAGCTGTCTTTTTGCAAGTTTTGGACTAGCGCTTGCCAACGGCCTTGCGTACTTTCCATTATTGAAAGGCAATGAACTTTGGATGAAAAGCTGCTTCATTATTGGAGCTTTAGGGGGGATGGTAAGCTATCTTCTAAAAAACTATTGTCAAGAAACTCCGGCTTTTAAATCCTTACCCTTATTGGCGGGAAAAGAAACAAAAGTCTTTGAATTCATAAAAAAAAGAAGCAAAAGCCTTTTAAAAGTTGTTATCGTTTCAGCTCTATTTATTATTTCTTATAATTTTATTTTTATCTTTCTCCCTTTACATCAAAATGGAAGTGAAACAAGCGATTCTTTTAAACCTCTGATTTTTTATGGTTTTAGCATTCTCTTTGCAGGATTTCTAGCTGATAGATTCGGTTTAAAGCGGGTCTTAATGTCCGGAATTCTTTTGTTTTCCCTAACAGTGACCCCTCTTTGCCTTTTTAAAATGGATTTATGGGTTAGACAGATTATTCTAACGTCTTTTGCCTCTCTTATTATAGGGCCCATTCATAGCTTTATGATGAATCAGTTTGAACCAAAAGAGCGCTGCAGAGGTCTTTTCATAGGATCTGCCATAGCTATGTCCTTATTCGGTGGAAGCACGGTACCGATTTGCTTACTACTTTTCTTTAAGTTCAACTCTTTGGCGGCAGCCTCTCTTTATCCAATGTCCATAGGGGCAGCATCGTTTATCTATCTTTATCAAGAGATTGAAGATTGCGGCATACGGATTGTAAAGATTCCGGCCAAGTCCGCCTAA
- a CDS encoding MBL fold metallo-hydrolase, whose amino-acid sequence MESTFLFLGTGGSLGVPVVGCSCPICLSHDKKNKRLRSSALITTRNKKFLIDCGPDFRQQALIHGINSIDGCLITHIHHDHTASIDELRVFTFTNKKSLPCLMSPETASDIRRRFDYLFLESEREKRSLSILDIHELPKKSGKINFEGVEVIYVGYEQSGTSVTGYRFGDLSYISDIKIYDEDIFDFLKGTKILIVSALRFTHSNLHFSVDEAIDFSKKIGASKTFLTHLSHELDFEKTSAYLPDNVHLGYDGLSFNF is encoded by the coding sequence ATGGAATCCACTTTTTTATTTTTGGGGACAGGAGGCTCGCTTGGGGTGCCTGTTGTCGGATGCAGCTGCCCCATATGTTTATCTCATGATAAAAAAAATAAACGGTTAAGGTCGTCGGCTCTTATAACCACTCGAAACAAAAAATTTTTAATAGATTGCGGCCCAGATTTTAGACAGCAAGCGTTAATACATGGCATCAACTCAATTGATGGTTGTCTTATAACCCATATCCATCATGATCATACCGCAAGCATTGATGAGCTTCGCGTATTTACATTTACAAATAAAAAATCTTTGCCTTGCTTGATGTCACCTGAAACTGCCTCTGACATTAGAAGACGTTTTGATTATCTTTTTTTAGAAAGTGAAAGGGAAAAAAGGAGCCTTTCCATTTTAGATATTCATGAGCTTCCAAAAAAATCAGGAAAGATAAATTTTGAAGGAGTTGAGGTTATCTATGTCGGATATGAACAATCGGGCACATCTGTAACAGGCTATCGTTTCGGAGATCTTTCCTATATTTCTGATATTAAAATCTATGATGAGGATATTTTTGATTTTTTAAAGGGGACAAAGATTTTAATTGTATCTGCTCTTCGGTTTACCCACTCCAATTTGCATTTTTCTGTGGATGAGGCTATCGATTTTTCCAAAAAAATCGGAGCTTCAAAAACTTTTCTCACCCATCTTTCCCACGAACTTGATTTTGAAAAGACCTCCGCCTATTTGCCGGATAACGTACATTTAGGCTACGATGGCCTTTCTTTTAATTTCTGA
- the hflX gene encoding GTPase HflX, protein MTNTFLKDESQFKKKNALLVSSYQDYKEKELCLEHLKELHLLCETFGLYPLDQMACHLRNISSATFLSKGKLEEIKEKAHALQADVIVFDDEITPGQQRNLEKLLEKPVIDRTEIIIGVFADRAETKEARLQVELAELKYQAPRLKRMWTHLSRQAGTAGGGKGGGGGYLKGEGEKQIEIDRRILKRKIAQLENEIAEVRKTRNVQRAQREKTGIPVFAIIGYTNAGKSTLLNALTGASVFVEDKLFATLDTTTRKFTLDNNQEILLIDTVGFIRKLPHHLVAAFKSTLEEALRADILIHLIDSNHKMSLEHAEVATDVLKELGAKDKPIITVLNKIDLASESGQISKLRLQYPKTVRISALKQIGFEELKEAIKQEIKSLRQKMRLRIPQNQYHLVSEVIREGTVLSQEYDENDILMEVNLPHRLAGKLKQYERS, encoded by the coding sequence ATGACAAATACTTTTTTAAAAGACGAGTCCCAGTTCAAAAAAAAGAATGCTCTTCTTGTTTCAAGCTATCAAGATTATAAAGAGAAGGAACTATGTTTAGAGCACCTGAAAGAACTTCATTTGCTTTGTGAAACTTTTGGTTTATACCCGCTTGATCAGATGGCTTGCCACTTAAGAAATATCTCTTCGGCCACCTTTTTAAGTAAGGGGAAGCTTGAGGAGATAAAGGAAAAAGCTCATGCGCTTCAGGCAGATGTTATAGTCTTTGATGATGAGATAACTCCTGGCCAGCAAAGAAACTTGGAGAAGCTATTAGAAAAACCTGTCATCGATAGGACCGAAATTATTATTGGTGTTTTTGCGGATAGAGCGGAAACTAAAGAAGCAAGACTTCAAGTTGAATTGGCTGAACTTAAATATCAGGCTCCTCGTCTTAAAAGGATGTGGACGCACCTTTCAAGACAAGCGGGTACTGCAGGCGGCGGCAAGGGAGGGGGAGGAGGCTACCTTAAGGGCGAAGGCGAGAAGCAAATTGAAATCGATAGGCGTATTCTTAAGCGTAAAATTGCTCAGCTTGAAAATGAAATTGCAGAGGTTCGAAAAACTAGAAATGTTCAACGGGCTCAAAGGGAAAAAACGGGAATTCCGGTGTTTGCCATCATTGGGTATACAAATGCCGGCAAGTCGACTTTATTAAATGCTTTGACAGGCGCATCAGTTTTTGTTGAAGATAAGCTTTTTGCCACACTTGATACGACAACAAGAAAATTTACCTTGGATAATAACCAGGAAATCTTATTGATCGATACGGTAGGTTTTATCAGAAAATTGCCTCACCATTTGGTGGCAGCCTTTAAAAGCACTCTTGAAGAGGCACTAAGAGCAGATATCTTGATTCATCTAATTGATTCGAATCATAAGATGTCCTTAGAACATGCAGAAGTGGCTACAGATGTTTTAAAAGAACTCGGGGCTAAAGATAAACCCATTATTACAGTTCTAAATAAGATTGATTTAGCTTCAGAATCCGGGCAAATCTCTAAACTTCGTCTTCAATACCCTAAAACAGTTAGGATTTCAGCTCTCAAACAGATTGGGTTTGAAGAATTAAAAGAAGCCATTAAACAGGAGATTAAGTCCTTAAGACAAAAGATGCGGCTTAGAATCCCTCAAAATCAATACCATCTTGTTAGCGAAGTTATTCGAGAGGGGACTGTTTTATCTCAGGAATATGATGAAAATGACATTCTAATGGAGGTGAATTTGCCTCATCGCCTTGCAGGAAAACTAAAGCAATATGAGAGGAGTTAG